From Patescibacteria group bacterium, a single genomic window includes:
- the tgt gene encoding tRNA guanosine(34) transglycosylase Tgt, whose translation MFFELTHKDKNCYARTGVIHTDHGDIATPIFMPVGTQASVKTLDCDDLKNINAQIILGNTYHLHLRPGEDTIDQIGGLHKFMNWDRPILTDSGGFQVFSLGAQKEANLVSIDEDGATFKSHLDGSTHRFTPESAIQIQHKLGADIIMAFDECTPDNIEEKYVREAMTRTHNWAKRSLAEHQKETNRHDYKQFLFGIIQGSNFKNLREDSARFISALDFDGIAIGGESIGYNMEATKEILDWVYPIIPENKPHYAMGVGLSPLDMLVAVSHGVDMFDCVAPTRLARHGMLFTHEKNSEKYRINITNAQFALDLGPIDKNCGCHTCQNYSRAYLHHLFNAQEITGMRLATIHNLYFMLNLMKQAREAIKEDKFEELLQKWI comes from the coding sequence ATGTTTTTTGAACTAACCCACAAAGACAAAAACTGCTATGCCCGGACTGGCGTAATCCACACTGACCATGGGGATATTGCCACCCCTATTTTTATGCCTGTCGGCACGCAAGCCAGTGTGAAAACTTTGGACTGCGATGATTTAAAAAACATCAACGCGCAAATTATTTTGGGCAATACTTATCATCTGCATTTACGGCCCGGCGAAGACACAATTGACCAAATCGGCGGTCTGCATAAATTTATGAACTGGGACAGGCCGATTCTGACCGACTCCGGCGGCTTTCAGGTGTTTAGTTTGGGCGCGCAAAAAGAAGCCAACTTGGTTTCCATTGACGAAGACGGCGCGACTTTCAAATCACACCTTGACGGCAGTACCCATCGGTTCACTCCGGAGTCCGCAATCCAAATTCAGCACAAACTCGGCGCTGATATTATTATGGCTTTTGATGAATGCACCCCGGATAATATAGAAGAAAAATATGTCCGCGAGGCCATGACCCGCACCCATAATTGGGCAAAGCGCTCTTTGGCCGAACATCAAAAAGAAACCAACCGACATGATTACAAACAATTTTTATTTGGTATTATTCAGGGTTCAAATTTCAAAAATTTAAGGGAGGATTCGGCCCGATTTATTTCTGCGCTTGATTTTGACGGCATTGCCATTGGCGGCGAATCAATCGGCTATAACATGGAAGCGACCAAAGAAATTTTAGATTGGGTTTATCCGATTATTCCGGAAAATAAACCGCACTATGCCATGGGCGTGGGCTTGTCTCCTCTTGATATGCTGGTTGCGGTTAGCCATGGCGTTGATATGTTTGATTGCGTGGCGCCAACCCGGCTGGCCCGGCACGGCATGCTGTTTACCCATGAAAAAAATTCGGAAAAATATAGAATTAACATTACCAACGCGCAATTCGCGCTTGATCTTGGTCCGATTGACAAAAACTGCGGCTGCCATACCTGCCAAAATTATTCCCGCGCTTACCTTCATCATCTTTTTAACGCGCAAGAAATTACCGGCATGCGTTTAGCCACCATTCACAATTTATATTTCATGCTGAACCTGATGAAACAGGCGCGCGAAGCGATTAAAGAAGATAAGTTTGAAGAACTGTTACAAAAGTGGATTTAG